One Primulina tabacum isolate GXHZ01 chromosome 10, ASM2559414v2, whole genome shotgun sequence DNA segment encodes these proteins:
- the LOC142505811 gene encoding glycolate oxidase 1-like has product MEITNVMEYEALAREKLPKMVYDYYASGAEDQWTLKENRNAFSKIMFRPRILVDVSKIDTDTSVLGFKISSPIMIAPTAMQKMAHPEGELATARAASSAGTIMTLSSWATSSIEEVASTAPGIRFFQLYVTKDRSIVTHLVKRAENAGYKAIALTVDTPRLGRREADIKNRFALPYNLTLKNYEKLNLATIDETNDSGLASFVANQIDRSLSWKDVKWLQTITNLPILVKGVLTAEDAALAIQAGAAGIIVSNHGARQLDYVPATIMALEEVARAAQGRVPVFLDGGIRRGTDVFKALALGASGVFIGRPVVFSLAVDGEAGVRKVLQMLRDEFELTMALSGCRSIKEITRSRIQVPGDTPRVTSRL; this is encoded by the exons ATGGAGATTACAAATGTTATGGAGTATGAAGCCCTTGCGAGGGAGAAATTACCAAAAATGGTTTATGACTATTATGCCTCTGGTGCCGAGGACCAGTGGACTCTCAAAGAAAACCGAAATGCTTTTTCTAAGATTAT GTTCCGCCCCCGTATATTAGTGGATGTTAGCAAGATTGATACAGACACATCTGTCTTGGGCTTCAAAATCTCAAGTCCCATAATGATTGCTCCTACGGCTATGCAGAAAATGGCACATCCAGAAG GAGAGCTCGCAACAGCAAGAGCGGCATCGTCGGCGGGCACCATCATG ACGTTATCCTCATGGGCCACCTCTAGCATTGAAGAGGTTGCATCCACGGCACCTGGAATTCGATTTTTTCAGCTTTAT GTTACCAAAGACAGAAGCATTGTAACTCATCTCGTCAAAAGGGCTGAAAATGCTGGTTACAAGGCAATTGCCCTGACTGTGGACACTCCAAGACTTGGGCGCAGGGAAGCTGATATTAAGAACAG ATTCGCTTTGCCATATAACTTGACACTGAAGAATTACGAAAAATTGAATCTTGCCACGATAGATGAG ACCAATGACTCTGGACTTGCTTCATTTGTCGCCAACCAAATCGACCGATCTCTTAGCTGGAAG GATGTGAAGTGGCTCCAGACAATCACTAACTTGCCGATCCTGGTGAAGGGTGTGTTAACCGCCGAAGATG CCGCCCTAGCTATACAAGCTGGAGCAGCCGGAATCATCGTATCCAATCACGGAGCTCGACAACTTGATTATGTTCCTGCGACCATAATGGCCTTGGAAGAG GTTGCAAGAGCAGCACAGGGCAGAGTTCCCGTTTTTCTTGATGGTGGGATTAGGCGAGGAACAGATGTCTTTAAAGCATTAGCCCTTGGAGCATCTGGTGTATTC ATTGGAAGGCCAGTTGTTTTCTCATTAGCAGTTGATGGGGAGGCAGGTGTACGAAAAGTTCTTCAGATGCTGCGCGATGAGTTCGAGCTTACCATGGCATTAAGTGGTTGTCGC